The genome window GTCAATAGATTATTATCTCACATTTTCTCTTTCGTTCCTTTGCACAGACATATCAaggtttgtatgtttgtatgttttaaccttccttgtttatttttattttactgtGCATACTGAGAACTGCGTTCGCCACGCTAGATTCGAGTCTGTACAGCTGCCTTGATACATATGCCACGGCGTACTGACCTGAAAAAGCACCTAAACTATCGACTTTATCAGAATAATGGTGATACTCTCAAACTTTCACACAGGATATCAACAATGAAGCCAAAGACACATGTTTATAGACTTCAGACAAGGGGTCAATTAAACTCTTTCttgttcttgatttttttttcttaataaaacacAACCATGACAGCTACATTGTGAATTAaagtaggtacaatgtactcatAAGTAATaaaagtttctttatttcaaatcTGGATGAAGATATTTTCCCGTATCAATCACTGATTTGATCTCATAGATCTACAGATAAGGGTAGTTATAAGAACTATAGATTTGTATAATCAAAGCTGAATTATTGCTATAATGCGTAATGTGAGGGTTTCATTTTTGTATCCAGTTAGGTTGGGTAAGGAGGTTAGACTCTGTCCCGATTGACTTTTCTCTTGATTTCGTCCCAATATGCAACAATATCTATAAGTTGTAGCGTGGGTTTTCGGAACAACAGATTCAGCCGAGTCGACATCTAACCGACACGGCGTTCAGATAATGCATGGTTCAGAGTCATGTGGAGAATTAAGATTACGAATGCAAATGAGAAAGCACTGCAATAGATTGTCTAATGAACCATAACAATGATATTAACTGCTGATCTGTGAGTGAGCCTGCACAAATGTGTCATAACCATCTGGAGTAATTTGGTATTTACATGCCAGGTAGAACAGGTCTGTCGGATCGACTATAAGCGAATTAGACCTCATGGGCCATCGGATCTCATATGGGCCTGTCGGATCTCATAGGTCCTTCAGATCTCATAGGTCCTTCAGATCTCATAGGGTCATCGGATCTCATTGGTTCATCGGATCTCATAGGCCTGTCGGATCTCATTGGGTCATCGGATCTCATGGGGCTGTCGGATCTCATTGGTTCATCGGATCTCATGGGCCTGTCGGATCTCATGGGGTCATCGGATCTCATCGGACCATCGGTTCTCATGGGCCTGTCGGATCTCATTGGTCCATCGGATCTCATGGGTTCGTCGGTTCTCATCGGTCTGTCGGGGCCATCGGTTGGACCGACGTCTCTTCGGCAGTTGGCCTGGTTGCTCAAGATCATCTTGTTCACGTTGATGCCCTGAGCAGCAAAGAGGCGGTAGTAACGTCCCAGTTCCTCTTCACTCACATCCGTGTCCCTCGCCAATACCCAGTTGTTCTGGATGTTCATGAAGCCCCAGAAGAACTCGGAGCAAGAGTGCACCAGAGCGTAGCGACGGTAGTCTGTATCCAGGACCCAGTAGTCTCCAGATCCTCCGTCTGTATGATAACATTAAGATAACAAGAAATTGAACGATACATATTACTTCTAGTGCTTTGATGggtatctttaaaaatctttttacaaaaataaaaatacaaatagatgaatgaataaaaaaatattgcaacaGAAATTGACGGAGATCTACCAGGAACACGTACTTTctttcaattccattcaaatgattttaattCCAATACAAATTAATATGGAGAGtaatatacaaaaagaaagtatATTACTTTTCTATATACAGTATTACTTTCTATTATAGAAAGtaatatacaaagtaatatataatatatctatacACTCTcctacataacgcttacatgagaaCAAAATTTTGGCTCCTGTAACAAAGCCGTAACAAGTAAACTTACACGAATTGCAAGTAAAGATTATGGACATGTGAGAAATTCATGTCTATATCCGaagaaaaatggggaaaaaatgaatttctCAGAAAGATGTACCCTGACATGAGTGTGCAAACGCCTCTCCACAAAGTTTGATTGTTTCAATAACACGGCATAGGGCCTACTTAAAAGCCGATGGAATATGACCATCGTCATTGACAACTCAAAATTAATTGTCTTTGCATTTGCCTTTtcttgtctttgtctttgtctaTGTATGGCATAAATGTCGTTTTTcgatttgacaatttttttacgTAAAGGAAGTGTTATTTAGTCTTCTTAATGAGTTGACATTGTAATTCTAAGCCttgcaaaaacacaaataaagcaaagtaaaaaaaaaaacacactttatgTTGCCATTTTCTACTTACTCTAAGACACTTTCGATACTGAGTTTTTTCACGTGCGCTTTGAAATAactgattttcttcttctttttctccttacgttattatcatcattatcattattattattattattattattattattattattattattattattatcattaaagaCAGTTATCTCTTTAGTTCTTTCAGCGTGTTACATCCCATACAAATGACAAGagaaatattatcataatttcaaTCACATTACAATGAAACGCCATTCCGGCCGACCATGCATTCAAGCTTTGCTTAATATGGCGGACATCTGCGCTTTCTGAATCTGTTTTTTTACCTATCTTTGCTCCTTTATAATGCAAGATCAATTAGTCTGTATGTTAATTATACTTTTATTCTAAGTTATAGTTTACAATTTCTATACCTTGTGATCACAATTTCTTTCTACAGTTAGTGAACtttatattatgaaatattgattgtatcatttactgaaattatacaaataaaGTCCTTATGAAGTAAGAAAATATGACACACAAAAGTTCAGCTTAAGTTTATTTCTGTCTTGcattttcatacaacaaaatTACAGAAATTGTAGAATAATCATAAAATTGTTGATATGCATTGGTACACATTATAATAAATTATGTAGTACAATCGAAGGAAAATTGTATGAGACATATAAAGGTGTGtcaaaatgtatgtgtatacatcgTTTATGCAGAGgggacatttaaaaaaaaaggttatgaaACTAAATGATTGGAAATGCACTAAGTCATCTTCATATGAAAGCAGAGTTTGACTCGGGTGACAAAGGGGACCACTCTTCATTGCATACCCCAGTCATCCACCCCTTCATTGTACTCATCTCTGTTTATTCTTATCATCCGTTTCTGATTATCCCAAAAGATGCGCCCTTTTTAAATCGTTTCCAATGCAAATACTAATGAAATGCGTGCGTGATGATTTATGCGAGCATCACAGTAGGACTAGAGTGGATAAGACAtagataatcattattattattactttttttttgatagatgGTCGGGATTGAAGCCTACTTTGTGCGTTCATTTTGGACTAAAAATGTTTTACCTGATGGGTGCCGTTCATAACCTGGCAATACTGGGGTAGTAACTATGGCTCTCTGTTAGAGCAGAATATGGAGAAGCTACACTGTATCCTGGAAAAGAAGACCATGTATATCTATCAACATTATTATATCATcgtcataacaaaaaaaaaaaaaaaaaaagaaatatagataCAACTCACGGCCTAGGGAACTTACAGGAGAAGAATCTGACGGAGAGTTTTCCTGGTTCCTGCCAGTCCGGCGCTCTTGCCTCGCCGATGAAAGAGATGGGTTGCCTGTTCCTCATGACACCCGTGTTGTTGACGATGATGAATCCATCGCCCATTTTGTACTCGGCTGAGATACACGACAGTCCCTCTTCGAAGACGGCGTAAAACCTGGCGATCTCGTACCACTTACCCAGGTAGGCCTCGATGTTGAAGTCTCGCATGACACGAACTTCGGGACACCCGCCGAAGCCGATGACCTGGGCCGAAGCGACCCCGGCCAGAGCCAGAACGAACACGGCAGCGATCACGCGCATGATTTTTCTGTGAAGCCCTGCGACTGGTCTGGGCAAAGTGATCTGGTCCAAGTGATGGAGTGTCCCACGGAGAGAACCGTTTATTTGAGGCTAAGAAGATAAAAAGGCAGCGTCACGTATGTCGCTTGCTCGCAAGTTTGAAGTACAACAAGTGAAAACtatgaaaaaagaagaggacGCTGTGGATTCTATGGGTGTGGCGATGAGTCGACAAACTTTCACTCCGTTTAAGTCAACATGACAAGAAACTAAAATAGACTGAGGAGCTTCTATGACGTCGTAACACTTACGTAATCAAGGGTGGCGTGCCCAGTGGAGGGCTCTTCAGTACCAGGTCTTGGACAAACAGGGAGCAGCCCGACATCTCCAAGCGGTACCAGCCAAAATTGAGGAGGGGATATTCTGCGGAtggagtacatgtacatgcaccaGCTAGGGCCTATTGTTTGGCAGACACAAATATGGTTTCCCCTTGTAATATTGCCAGCGATTGTGTCTGCaactgaaaatattttcttatacTCCATACAACTTGACATGAATCAGTaggttgtgtgtatgttttgttttgtttttttcaaaataatttcgtATTTCTTTTCCATATACAGTCGTTTGCCCAGTTATTGGGTATTTTAATATGGTCCTGTTATTGCATCATATTGCACCAGccctttcttccccccccccccctgcagtACAGCATTGCTTTTCTTAGACTTTGAAGTGATACAGAGTCACAGTAATTCCGATCTAAATGTATACCCGTCTCATGTCCCAACGCAGCAGTGCACAGACCCGAGTGTCAGTTACGTAATATaattttattatgataatgaataatgTTAATGATAACACCACTCGCAGACACGTCTAGATTATGTTtctacttaaaggacaagttcaccttcataaacataaggattgagagaatgcagcaatattagtagaacacatcagtgaaagtttgaggaaaattggacaatcgatgcaaaagttatgaatttttaacatttttgtgttggaaccgctggatgaggagactactagggctcgtgatgtcatatgagtacaacagtataaagaaaatgtaaagaaaattcaacatattttcacttttttcgcataataaaagagcacttgacttgcctctttctaaaggcaatgggaataatattacccataacatatgtcagtaacgagtcaagggagtgtgtacttttttcaaaagatgaaattttgtgaaattctctttacattttttccttatattgttgtacgcatgtgacatcatacactgcaatagtcttctcatccagcggtgactgcacaaaaacttcaaaaattcataacttttgaacggattgtccgattttcttcaaattttcaatgatgtgttctactaatattgctacattctctcaatccttatgttagtgaaggtgaacttgtcctttaactgaaaaaaaaaaatcgtgcgGGATCCTTGAAAGAAATCAGGGTATAGTGGTAGTGGAGATTGATGGTACGTTGAATACTAAATACGTGTCCAAACACTTCCATTCTATATTGTCATATTTTAGAACATTTATAC of Diadema setosum chromosome 15, eeDiaSeto1, whole genome shotgun sequence contains these proteins:
- the LOC140238595 gene encoding apolipoprotein D-like, giving the protein MRVIAAVFVLALAGVASAQVIGFGGCPEVRVMRDFNIEAYLGKWYEIARFYAVFEEGLSCISAEYKMGDGFIIVNNTGVMRNRQPISFIGEARAPDWQEPGKLSVRFFSYGGSGDYWVLDTDYRRYALVHSCSEFFWGFMNIQNNWVLARDTDVSEEELGRYYRLFAAQGINVNKMILSNQANCRRDVGPTDGPDRPMRTDEPMRSDGPMRSDRPMRTDGPMRSDDPMRSDRPMRSDEPMRSDSPMRSDDPMRSDRPMRSDEPMRSDDPMRSEGPMRSEGPMRSDRPI